A window of the Streptomyces sp. NBC_00454 genome harbors these coding sequences:
- a CDS encoding tetratricopeptide repeat protein, whose product MSLPKGLAEEVSKNLVMVARLIDEDPEQAYAYSRIALRLASRVAAVREAAGFAAYATQKYAEAIAEFRAAKRMTGSVELWPVIADCERGLGRPERALAMAGEPEVQKLDKAGQVEMRLVAAGARRDQGQLDAAIVTLQSPELASSSVQPWTARLRYAYADALLAAGREDEAREWFAKTLEADKDGATDASDRLAELDGVEFVDAAAGDEDEDEVQDGAGVEDDFDDDDEDDDPEVAAAERASDQAEYYDEDDDEYEGSADGDGDADVDVTDEIVVLDEDDEDDADHRDADDRDADHRDADHRDADKARDNG is encoded by the coding sequence CTGAGCCTGCCCAAGGGCCTGGCCGAGGAAGTCTCCAAGAACCTGGTGATGGTGGCCCGGCTGATCGACGAGGACCCGGAGCAGGCATACGCGTACTCGCGCATCGCCCTGCGTCTGGCCTCCCGTGTCGCCGCCGTGCGCGAGGCCGCCGGCTTCGCCGCGTACGCCACGCAGAAGTACGCCGAGGCGATCGCGGAGTTCCGTGCCGCCAAGCGCATGACCGGTTCCGTCGAGCTGTGGCCCGTCATCGCCGACTGCGAGCGCGGCCTCGGCCGTCCGGAGCGGGCGCTGGCGATGGCCGGTGAGCCCGAGGTGCAGAAGCTGGACAAGGCCGGCCAGGTCGAGATGCGTCTGGTCGCTGCCGGTGCCCGGCGGGACCAGGGTCAGCTCGACGCTGCCATCGTGACCCTCCAGAGCCCGGAGCTGGCCTCCAGCTCCGTGCAGCCGTGGACCGCGCGTCTGCGGTACGCCTACGCCGACGCCCTGCTGGCGGCCGGCCGCGAGGACGAGGCGCGCGAGTGGTTCGCCAAGACCCTCGAGGCGGACAAGGACGGGGCCACGGACGCCTCCGACCGGCTCGCCGAGCTGGACGGCGTCGAGTTCGTCGACGCGGCCGCCGGTGACGAGGACGAGGACGAGGTCCAGGACGGCGCCGGCGTCGAGGACGACTTCGACGACGACGACGAGGACGACGACCCCGAGGTCGCGGCCGCGGAGCGCGCTTCCGACCAGGCCGAGTACTACGACGAGGACGACGACGAGTACGAGGGCAGCGCCGACGGCGACGGCGACGCCGATGTCGACGTCACCGACGAGATCGTGGTCCTGGACGAGGACGACGAGGACGATGCCGACCACCGCGACGCCGACGACCGTGACGCGGACCACCGTGACGCGGACCACCGTGACGCGGACAAGGCCCGTGACAACGGCTGA